From Glycine soja cultivar W05 chromosome 4, ASM419377v2, whole genome shotgun sequence, the proteins below share one genomic window:
- the LOC114410188 gene encoding 60S ribosomal protein L10: MGRRPARCYRQIKNKPYPKSRFCRGVPDPKIRIYDVGMKKKGVDEFPFCVHLVSWEKENVSSEALEAARIACNKYMAKFAGKDAFHLRVRVHPFHVLRINKMLSCAGADRLQTGMRGAFGKPQGTCARVAIGQVLLSVRCKDSNSHHAQEALRRAKFKFPGRQKIIVSRKWGFTKFSRADYLKYKSESRIVPDGVNAKLLGCHGPLANRQPGQAFLSSATATA, encoded by the exons ATGGGGAGGA GGCCTGCAAGGTGTTATCGGCAGATAAAAAACAAGCCATACCCCAAATCACGCTTTTGCCGTGGTGTTCCTGATCCTAAGATCAGAATTTATGATGTTGGTATGAAGAAGAAAGGTGTTGATGAGTTTCCCTTCTGTGTTCATCTGGTTAGCtgggaaaaagaaaatgtttcaAGTGAAGCATTGGAAGCTGCTAGAATTGCATGCAACAAATATATGGCGAAATTTGCTGGAAAAGATGCTTTCCACTTGAGAGTCCGAGTACATCCATTCCATGTTCTTAGGATCAACAAAATGCTTTCATGTGCTGGAGCTGATAGGCTTCAGACTGGAATGAGAGGTGCATTTGGAAAGCCACAGGGAACATGTGCTAGAGTCGCCATTGGTCAGGTTCTTCTTTCTGTCCGCTGCAAGGACAGCAACAGTCATCATGCACAGGAGGCTCTTCGTCGTGCTAAGTTTAAGTTCCCTGGTCGTCAGAAGATCATAGTTAGCCGGAAATG GGGTTTCACCAAGTTTAGCCGTGCTGATTATCTCAAGTACAAGTCAGAGAGCAGGATTGTGCCTGATGGTGTGAATGCTAAG CTTCTTGGGTGCCATGGACCACTGGCAAACCGTCAACCAGGACAAGCTTTTCTATCTAGTGCTACTGCTACTGCTTAG